The genomic interval GACAACTCGAGTTTGGATTTCTGTGACTTGTGATGAATGTTTTAAGATCAGGTGGATGCTTCAACAAGTAATCAATTTCTCTTGCAAAGGGGTGAATCCTTAAAGAAATTTCTGCATGGGAATTAAGATGTCAGAAAGCTAGGACAGTAATTGTCTGTTGTATATACGCCCAGATGCTTAATTCACAGCTCAGATAATGTAACAAGTTAACCAGCAACTGAGTTATTTCCTGAGCTGGAAAGTGTTTTCTTAGTCTTGTTGGTAATTTGAAAGTCAACAGATGATATTATCCTTCTTTAATCTTTATACTAGAGTTGGATTTAGAGGCTGTAATCATAACTAAATTTAGCAAAAATGAGCataaaattttttatcttttGAAGAAAGATGGTGACCTGCATCTGTATTTCTATCAATTTCCTTTGGAGTTCAGCCAGTGGCCAATGTTCACATATAAACAGAAAGGGAGGAGGAGGGGAGCAGGATTTTTACCGTAACCTTCGAGGTTCTATAAAATCCACAACTTGCTATagcatatttataaattataaaagaatAATGAGACGATCCTAAAGAACCCAAGATACTACAAAAATACCCTACAGAGGTGAGAGTAGCACTGTTCCGAAAAGCAACGACCTTTCTCTTTGCCCTCCCGCTTAAAATGCCTGAAGGGGGAGTAAGAGTTGTCAGCAAGAACGCGCTTAAATCGGTTCTGCGGTTTGTCCTCGAGATCGGGGTAGCAGTTGCAGCCGTCGGCCATCTTCCGTCGCCGATGGCGGCGGATCGAGGACGAAAACATGAATAAAACAGCAAGGAATGCGATGACAAGAAACGCATTAAGCGTCTCGACGCCGATCGCCGCCTCCATTCGCGAGAGCTGCTTCGTCTCGGCAGCTGCGAGGCGACGGCGGTCTTATTGGACCGGTCAAACTCGCCCAAGAATCGGTTTGGTTCGCCGAATTTGGTTAGTCGCCTCACTCTCAAATACGATTAGATATAAATCGGACCAGGCCGGGCCGGGCCGatcaatttaaatattttaaataatactaatatttatttttaaaattttaaaatacagaAAAACAAGCGGTATGGCAAATGTCGtgtcttatctttaaaattttagaaataataataataatttttaagaaaatttgaaTAATAAAAAAACGGTAATTTTTGTTGGCCAAAATCTGGTCAGCTAGAATTTTTTATCCTCTAATTAAAATGTATGCATGTATATGCATGTAATTAATGTacacatatgatattactaaaatacccatatatatatttatatgtatTGATTCTAGTTGGACAGATTATGACCATTTAGTATTACCCAAAAATATGCGCTTATTTAATTGGAAGGCTTGGCTTCAAGGCGTGAGCCGTGAGGTATCTGATTGCTTGTTCCCCAAGCCCATCGTTATCCTATCCAatttgattcctttatttatatcCTTCCAAATCCTTACGtcagtttttatttaatttctctTGATCCAGTTCCTGAAGGCTCCCGGCGTCCCAATCGCGTCTTCCGTCTTCGATCGATCGGTATCTAGTACCGTTTACTTCCTTCCTTCCGTTTGCTTTCTCACCTGCCCTTTTTGATTGTTGTGATCTGGATTGTCCTCCTCAATTGCAGGAGGAATCCCAATGGCGAAGAGTTCCTTCAAGCTCGAGCACCCCCTCGGTTTGTGCTTTTCCGTTCCCCTTTTTTAGTACATGCAagggaaagatttttttttttttttacttgtttggCGATTTTTGGCCTGAAGATTAAGATTCTAGGGTTTCTTGTGTATATCGATTTGGAAatttgttcttttcttttttgaaattaaaaaaaaaggagagaaataTTTGGGGGTTTGTTGTAGATCATGATTTCTAGGGGTTTCGTTTGCTGGAGAATTGGGATATTTGATGACTCATGGAATTTTAAgattatattgattgatacttagTGTTGCGTTTAGTTAAAATAGGACATTTGTCAGATTTGGATAAATCATGATTCGAAATTGTATAGCGTATCTTGTTGATTCTTATAAAGGAGTTTCTTCCATATATGAGAAGGGATCGACAAGTTGACTTTTGTGCTAGACGCTGTTCTAACTAACGGACTGAAAAAGTATGTGTTCTCGTTGTCGACAATATCTGAGACTGATATATTTGCGATATCTTATATCTGTAATCCACTTCAATTTAGCACTtcaattttttcttcttctttttttgtgTTCTATTTGTTGGCATTCCTAGTGCTGTCTAGTTATCTTGAATCTCTATGTTGAACTGGATTCTTCATGCAAATTTCAGAAAGGAGGCAGGCTGAAGCTTCTCGCATCAGAGAGAAATACCCTGACAGAATTCCTGTaaaaaaactttactttttttATAGATTTGGAATCATATAGTCTATATGTACTACCTCTCTCAAAGGCGTTGTTATCTCATGTAGGTAATTGTCGAGAAGGCCGAAAGGACTGATATACCAGACATTGATAAGAAGAAGTAATTTTCATTTCACTTCGAGACCTGTGATTGTTCTTTCATTATTCAAAGCTTCAACCTTAGAAAAAAGTGTTACATCTATTTGAAATTTGTGATGATTAGGCGATGTAGTTCCTTTTTTTCTCCTTCTAGTTCATTATAgttccttttcttctcctttcagcTCATTTCACTTCTCTGTGCATAGATGATATTGAAGTTCCATTCGCAAGGGTGTTTGATTATTGTCATGACAATGTAGGTACCTGGTTCCTGCGGACTTGACTGCTGGGCAATTCGTTTATGTCGTTCGGAAGAGGATCAAGCTCAGTCCAGAAAAGGCCATCTTCATTTTTGTGAAGAACACACTACCTCCCACAGGTCAAACAATCTATTCCTTCTTCAACTTATAGGTTTACTACTTTCCATTATGCTCATTGGATAAATCTTCCATTGCAGCTGCAATGATGTCAGCCATCTACGAGGAACACAAAGATGAGGATGGTTTTCTTTACATGACGTACAGTGGCGAGAACACATTCGGTGGCTACTGAGATCGAAGGAAGACGAACAGACTGCCATCATTCATTAGGATGAAAATAATAAGAGCATATTGTGTATATATTTCTGATATTGGTGTAAGTTTCTGTTCCATAAAGATGAACTCAAGTTGGAAACTCGGTCACATGTAACCCTGTAACAATGGCGACATTTGTTCTAGTTTAATTTGCTTCAATGATATGGATCATCACTTTTTTATTTGAGGACATTTCGAAAACATACATTATCAATGCATATATGCGGTTATTGGGTCTTAGAGTCTAAGGGAACAACAACCCTTCTTGCAGCTTCAATCTCATCTCATTTCATTTGGCGAGCAGCGCGTGCACCAGGGCTTCCATGTTTACAAAGGAAGATCCACCATCTTCCCATGCCTTCTTAGCCGCCGCCATCATCTCCTCGGCCTTCGCCCTCACTCTCCTTCCTTCCTCGCTCTCCCCCATTAACGCCCTCACTCCCCTCTCCAACTCCTCCGCTTTCACAAAGTTGCCATTCGCCCTCTCCACCTTCAGCTGCAGCGCCACCCCCATCTCCTCCTCCATCACCACGGCGTTCGAATGCTGCTCCGCATACAGCGGCCAGCCAAGGAGAGGGACCCCGCACTGCAGGCTCTCCAGGCACGAGTTCCACCCGCAGTGCGTCACGAATCCCCCCACCGACCGGTGAGCTAGTATCTCCACTTGCGGCGCCCACGACGGCCATACCATCCCCCTCGCCTTCGTCCTCTCCAGAAATCCCTCCGGCAGCACCTCCTCCAGCTTCGCATCCGCCGGCTTCCGTCTACCGTACACCTCCTCCTCCGACGCCACCCGGAGCGCCCACAAGAACCGGCACCCGCTACGCTCCAGCCCCGCCGCTATCTCCCCCACCTGCGCCGCGTTGAAGCAGCCTCCGCTCCCGAAGCAGAGGAACGCCACCGAGCGTGCCGGCTGCCCGTCGAGCCACAC from Zingiber officinale cultivar Zhangliang chromosome 6B, Zo_v1.1, whole genome shotgun sequence carries:
- the LOC121989623 gene encoding autophagy-related protein 8C-like, whose translation is MAKSSFKLEHPLERRQAEASRIREKYPDRIPVIVEKAERTDIPDIDKKKYLVPADLTAGQFVYVVRKRIKLSPEKAIFIFVKNTLPPTAAMMSAIYEEHKDEDGFLYMTYSGENTFGGY